The following coding sequences are from one Prochlorococcus sp. MIT 0604 window:
- a CDS encoding ABC transporter permease, which translates to MNKLKLNYTSLSFLPILVCIPLGYQLINNIHFGGFKLFQEFLISAFNPKIDNEIIITVIKRLNETILIGFFSWLVSIIFGAIFGIISSNIFYKIFNIPNFFYRIIRYFLTIIRSIHEVVWGIILMQIYGINFSIGIIAICIPYIAVNSKVFAEQLETNDYKSFESINQINASKFSSLLTLIWNPIINTFKNFGLYRLECSIRSTVILGLFGTGGIGTSIFLSFQTLNFRELWTYLWSLAILIILSRLIFKKIKFNTTNKILSIFFIAVFFITILFSLSYFLYFILNNNFENFNSVSSLFKSRSDLGIFDFLKLILETIILSLLSTGIAISLPPLVIGIFNNNTSKFFIKIFAFLLRLIPTPVILLTLLTFNNPSLSLAALTLGLHNAAITSKLLFTNLDSQDKRNYIAMKSLGISKKTSWLLGLFSQQAKSYLAYCAYRSDIIIRETAIVGVIGSIGLGWQLQESLSSFAWQEVTIVLIAYSSIAIVGELINGKIKNSLT; encoded by the coding sequence TTGAACAAATTAAAATTAAACTATACCTCATTATCTTTTCTTCCAATTTTGGTATGCATACCTCTTGGGTATCAATTAATAAACAATATTCATTTTGGAGGATTTAAATTATTCCAAGAATTCTTAATTTCTGCATTTAATCCCAAGATCGATAATGAAATTATTATTACCGTAATTAAGCGATTAAATGAAACTATTTTAATTGGTTTTTTTAGTTGGTTAGTAAGTATTATTTTTGGAGCAATTTTTGGAATAATTTCCTCAAATATTTTTTATAAAATCTTTAATATTCCAAATTTTTTCTACCGCATAATAAGGTATTTTCTAACAATAATTAGATCTATACACGAAGTGGTTTGGGGAATAATATTAATGCAAATATATGGAATAAATTTTTCTATAGGAATAATAGCTATATGTATACCTTATATTGCTGTAAATTCAAAAGTTTTTGCTGAACAATTAGAAACTAATGACTACAAAAGCTTTGAATCTATAAATCAAATAAATGCATCTAAATTTTCTTCTTTACTAACTTTAATATGGAATCCAATAATAAATACATTTAAAAACTTTGGTTTATATCGATTAGAGTGTTCAATAAGAAGTACTGTGATTTTAGGACTTTTTGGGACTGGAGGAATAGGTACCAGTATTTTTTTATCTTTCCAAACTTTGAATTTTAGAGAGTTATGGACTTATTTATGGTCCTTAGCAATTTTGATAATTCTTTCAAGATTAATATTCAAAAAAATAAAATTTAATACTACAAATAAAATCTTATCTATTTTTTTTATTGCAGTTTTTTTCATAACAATTTTATTTTCTCTTTCATATTTTCTTTATTTTATTTTGAATAATAATTTTGAAAATTTTAATTCCGTTAGTTCTCTTTTTAAATCAAGATCAGATTTAGGAATATTTGATTTCTTAAAACTTATATTAGAAACAATAATTTTAAGTCTTTTATCAACAGGAATCGCAATTAGTTTACCTCCATTAGTAATAGGAATTTTTAACAACAATACTTCTAAATTTTTTATAAAAATTTTTGCATTTTTATTACGTTTAATACCTACACCTGTAATACTTCTAACTCTATTAACTTTTAATAATCCTTCTTTATCTTTAGCAGCTTTAACATTAGGTCTCCACAACGCTGCTATTACTAGCAAATTACTTTTTACAAATCTAGATAGCCAAGACAAGAGAAATTATATTGCAATGAAATCTCTTGGAATCTCAAAAAAGACTAGTTGGCTTTTAGGTTTATTTTCTCAACAAGCAAAAAGTTACTTAGCATATTGCGCTTATAGATCTGACATCATTATTAGAGAAACTGCAATTGTTGGGGTTATTGGAAGTATTGGTCTAGGTTGGCAATTGCAAGAATCACTAAGTTCCTTCGCATGGCAAGAAGTCACCATAGTTTTGATAGCTTATAGCTCCATCGCAATAGTTGGAGAATTAATAAATGGTAAAATCAAAAATAGTTTAACTTGA
- a CDS encoding ATP-binding cassette domain-containing protein: MNNTVLELENISYKYKNDLILNKINLKINSGEKIALLGKSGSGKTTLISVLNGTIKPTQGEVKLFNESFEELDRKQKSKITTIWQDLRLIEDLSAEQNVNCGLLAENNFYFAFKNLLNISSFKKAHKYMKLCRLHNSIYDKKIRKLSGGQKQRVAIARSLIQESNILLADEPFNNLDPKLITTIKNLLLENVDKNKTKKSPKTALVALHRLDLLNDFDKVIGIRDGKIFFNIKRNNLKKIHLEKIY; this comes from the coding sequence ATGAATAATACTGTCTTAGAATTAGAAAATATATCTTATAAATACAAAAATGATCTGATCCTAAATAAAATAAATTTAAAAATAAATTCCGGGGAAAAAATTGCACTTTTAGGTAAAAGCGGTTCAGGAAAAACTACACTTATATCAGTACTTAATGGCACTATAAAGCCAACTCAAGGTGAGGTTAAATTATTCAATGAAAGTTTCGAGGAATTAGATAGAAAGCAGAAAAGTAAAATAACAACTATATGGCAAGATTTAAGATTAATAGAAGATCTCTCTGCAGAACAAAATGTTAATTGTGGACTACTAGCGGAAAACAATTTTTATTTCGCTTTTAAAAATTTACTAAATATAAGTTCTTTTAAGAAGGCCCATAAATATATGAAATTATGTAGACTTCATAATTCTATTTACGACAAAAAAATCAGAAAACTATCTGGGGGGCAAAAACAAAGGGTGGCTATAGCTAGATCATTAATTCAAGAATCAAATATATTACTTGCAGATGAGCCTTTTAATAATCTAGATCCCAAATTGATAACAACAATTAAAAACCTTCTGCTAGAAAATGTAGATAAAAATAAAACAAAAAAATCCCCAAAGACGGCATTAGTTGCATTACATAGATTAGATTTGCTGAACGATTTCGATAAAGTTATTGGAATAAGGGATGGTAAAATTTTTTTCAATATCAAAAGAAATAACTTAAAGAAGATTCATTTAGAGAAAATATATTAA
- a CDS encoding putative selenate ABC transporter substrate-binding protein gives MFNLKNFLLSSSLLFSVFSSPVFSNPKVLKVGAIPDQNQDVLDKRFNLFSKELSKQLDVEVKYIPVINYVAAVSGFRTKDLDLVWFGGLSGVQARLQTPNSIVIAQRDIDKEFKSVFIVNKNLELNSISNIKGLKKLKNLRFTFGSENSTSGRLMPEYFLNQAGVEIKHFKGKKAGFSGSHDATIALVNSGAFDAGALNKQVWENNLKNNPKRTKNLELFWITPEYVDYHWVAQGDLENRFGEGFTKELKSVILNLDIKQKSHEQILDMFNAKRFINAESKQYKNIEEIGRKLNKIR, from the coding sequence ATGTTTAATTTAAAGAATTTCCTACTAAGTTCATCTCTATTATTTTCTGTTTTTTCATCACCTGTATTTTCAAATCCCAAAGTTTTAAAAGTTGGAGCAATACCTGATCAAAACCAAGATGTTTTGGACAAAAGATTTAATTTATTTTCAAAAGAATTATCCAAACAACTTGATGTAGAAGTTAAATACATTCCTGTTATTAATTATGTTGCAGCAGTATCTGGATTTAGAACTAAAGATTTAGATTTAGTTTGGTTTGGCGGTTTATCAGGAGTTCAAGCTAGATTACAAACACCTAATTCAATTGTCATAGCTCAAAGAGATATCGATAAGGAATTTAAAAGTGTATTTATAGTAAACAAAAATTTAGAACTTAACTCAATTTCAAACATTAAAGGACTTAAAAAACTAAAGAATTTAAGATTTACTTTTGGCTCTGAAAACTCAACTTCTGGAAGATTAATGCCAGAATATTTCTTAAATCAAGCAGGGGTAGAAATTAAACATTTTAAAGGAAAAAAAGCAGGTTTTAGTGGGAGTCATGATGCCACTATAGCTTTAGTTAATAGTGGAGCATTTGATGCTGGAGCTTTAAATAAACAGGTTTGGGAAAACAATCTTAAAAATAATCCCAAAAGAACAAAAAATTTAGAATTGTTCTGGATCACACCAGAATATGTTGACTATCATTGGGTAGCTCAAGGTGATCTTGAAAATAGATTCGGGGAAGGGTTTACAAAAGAACTTAAATCAGTAATTCTAAATTTAGATATAAAGCAAAAATCACATGAACAGATATTAGATATGTTCAATGCAAAAAGATTTATAAATGCAGAATCAAAACAATATAAAAATATAGAAGAAATCGGGAGGAAATTAAATAAAATTAGATGA
- a CDS encoding pyridoxal phosphate-dependent aminotransferase encodes MSQVNLSDRALLIEPSLTLQISAKANQLSAEGVDICNLSAGEPDFDAPKEVIEATSKAIFDGFTKYGPAAGNLDLRKAIANKLQIQNNLNIEFKNVMITNGAKQAIYNLFQVLLNAGDEVIIPSPYWLSYPQMVRLAGGNPIFTNSSAEDGFKINIKDLKSKISSKTKFIIINSPNNPTGRVMSKEELLQIADLARENPNINILSDEIYELILKKEFKHYSLSSLANDLKDRIFIINGFAKGWAMTGWRIGYLVGPKDVIKASSALQSQSTSNVCSFVQKGALEALKINNEFFSMINSHYDQRRRLLYEGLNNINGIYIEEPNGAFYAFPKLPNSSITSVDFCNKVLQDYGLVVVPGKAFGADQCIRISCAASEIKIKDGLQRIEKAISEYY; translated from the coding sequence ATGAGTCAAGTTAATTTATCTGATCGGGCACTTTTAATTGAGCCTTCTCTTACATTGCAGATAAGTGCTAAAGCAAATCAATTATCTGCAGAAGGAGTAGATATTTGCAATTTAAGTGCAGGAGAACCTGATTTTGATGCCCCAAAAGAAGTTATAGAGGCTACAAGTAAAGCTATATTTGATGGATTTACAAAGTACGGGCCAGCAGCGGGCAATTTAGATCTCCGAAAAGCAATTGCAAATAAACTTCAAATTCAAAACAATTTAAATATTGAATTTAAAAATGTAATGATCACAAATGGTGCTAAGCAAGCAATATATAATCTTTTCCAAGTTTTGTTAAATGCTGGAGACGAAGTTATTATTCCTTCACCATACTGGTTAAGTTATCCCCAGATGGTTAGGTTGGCTGGTGGGAATCCAATCTTTACAAATTCTTCTGCTGAAGATGGATTTAAAATAAATATAAAAGACTTGAAGTCTAAAATCTCCTCAAAAACTAAATTTATAATCATCAATTCTCCTAATAACCCTACTGGAAGAGTTATGTCAAAGGAAGAATTATTGCAAATTGCCGATTTAGCCAGAGAAAATCCAAATATCAATATTCTTTCTGATGAGATTTACGAGCTAATCCTTAAAAAAGAATTTAAACACTACAGTTTATCTTCATTAGCAAATGACTTAAAAGATAGGATTTTCATAATCAATGGGTTTGCGAAAGGATGGGCTATGACTGGCTGGAGGATAGGTTATTTAGTAGGTCCCAAAGATGTAATCAAAGCATCCTCAGCATTACAAAGTCAAAGTACAAGTAATGTTTGCTCTTTTGTTCAAAAAGGTGCTTTAGAGGCTTTAAAAATTAATAATGAGTTTTTCTCAATGATAAATAGCCATTATGATCAAAGAAGAAGACTTCTCTATGAGGGCCTTAATAATATAAATGGGATTTATATTGAAGAACCTAACGGAGCATTTTACGCATTTCCAAAATTACCCAACTCCTCAATTACTTCTGTTGATTTCTGCAATAAAGTTCTTCAAGATTACGGATTAGTTGTTGTACCTGGAAAAGCTTTTGGAGCTGATCAATGTATAAGAATATCTTGTGCAGCTTCAGAAATTAAAATAAAAGATGGACTACAGAGGATTGAAAAAGCAATCTCTGAATACTATTAA
- a CDS encoding uracil-DNA glycosylase produces the protein MKRLVIGRGSVFADLLIIGEAPGAQEDLEGKPYVGKSGKLLNELLIQAGIDYKKDVYFCNVIKCRPPNNRKPTAREINIHKPWLLQQIKLVDPKFILLTGSTAMRAILEVKDPISNLRGQWIKKDGREIMVIFHPSYLLRFPSKEINKPYHLTLKDLENVSGKLYAV, from the coding sequence GTGAAAAGGTTAGTAATTGGGAGAGGAAGTGTATTTGCAGATTTGTTAATAATTGGTGAGGCTCCTGGGGCACAGGAAGATTTAGAAGGAAAACCTTATGTAGGTAAATCTGGTAAGTTATTAAACGAATTATTAATACAAGCTGGGATTGACTATAAGAAGGATGTTTATTTTTGTAATGTAATTAAATGTCGTCCACCAAACAATAGAAAACCCACTGCTAGAGAAATTAATATTCATAAACCTTGGTTATTACAGCAAATAAAGCTAGTTGATCCAAAATTTATATTACTTACTGGTTCTACTGCTATGAGAGCTATTTTAGAAGTTAAAGATCCTATAAGTAATTTAAGAGGTCAATGGATTAAAAAAGATGGGAGAGAAATTATGGTAATTTTTCATCCATCTTATTTGTTGAGATTTCCTTCAAAAGAAATCAATAAACCTTACCATCTAACTTTGAAAGACCTAGAGAATGTAAGTGGTAAACTATATGCCGTATAA